The window GAGCTTCAATGGCGACGAAGAAGCAGAACGATGATAACACCAAGAAGGCGGGCTTTACTCACTAGTGCCCCCCAGTCCCCAACCTTCGTTCTCACCCTCAAGCAGCCGACTCGCTTTCGCCCTTCCCTCAACTCCCCTTTTCTAGCAAAACAGTTATGGAACTGCCCTCCTGAGGTTTTTTTTAGATAACTtatttttcatgaatttgattTGCCTGAATTATGATACAGTTCtaaatttatttgttattgaTTTGATATTGTTTGGAAATTTTGTTATTGATTTGATATTGTTCTgaaaattttcatgattttttgttTCTTCAATCTCATATAGTTCTAAAATCTGAGATAGTGAGCGTGGTCAAAGAAATTCTTACCTATACCGAGAGCAAATCTCTCTCATGTTCTAAGCCAATCTGTTAACCATAACTCACAGAGCCGTCAGCCAATGCTAACCTTGTATTAGTTAGATAGTTTCAAGGGTTGGCTTCATGTGAAACTGATTCATGAAATACTTACTTAATTTCTTGTGTAAGATAATGGCAAGTCAGTGTCTGACTTGAAGATGGTTCAGCTATGTCGAGTTAGAACTTGCCACTGGTGGATTCTCTGAGGCCAACTTTCTGGCTGAGGGGGATTTGGATCCATTCACAGAGGGGTTCTACCGGATGGACAAGTCATTGCTGTCAAGCAACATAAATTGGCTAGTTCTCAGGGTGACCTTGAGTTTTGCTCAGAGGTAGAAGTCCTGAGTTGTGTTCAACACCAAAATGTTGTTATGCTGATTGGATTTTGTATAGAGGATAAGAGAAGGCTACTAGTTTACGAGTACATATGCAATGGATCATTGGATTCACATTTATATGGTGATTTCTCTTGCTCTCTTGCATCCGAACTTCTGTTCTTACAGAATTTTTTTCAATTGCACTAGACTATAATATCAGACTTATGTTTACTACTTTGATTTTTATTAATCTGATGCCAACTAAAAGCAGGTGGTGAAGTAGGATTAATGTGACGatgtttttcattttgaatacatTGATTGAAACAAGACATATATTTTCCTGATATGATTGTAAATTAGTCTAATATTTTAAACTATTTCAGGGAGACAGCGAGAACCATTAGAATGGGCTGCATGGCAAAAAATTGCCATTGGAGCTGCTCGTGGGTTACGATATCTTCATGAAGACTGTAGAGTGGGATGCATTATCCACCGTGACATGCGGCCTAACAACATTCTCATAACTCATGATTTTGAACCACTGGTATGGTAGTGCTTGCCTATTGTACAATGCATTCTTGTAGGTTTGTAGTTTACACTATAAAAGGCACATTTACCTCACTTTTGAATATCCACCCATCTACATTTTTAAATTTACTTACCATTGGATGTAAAAGACAGAATTTTCTGAGTCTTGTATAGATTACATTCTAAACTCTGGTGTATGCTGAATTTGAGTTGGATTACATACATGCCTAATTTTTCTAACAGCATTATATTGTGATTTCAAGGTTGGTGATTTTGGATTGGTGAGGTGGCAACCTGATGGAGACACGGGTGTGGAAACCCGAGTAATTGGAACATTCGGGTATGTATTTGTGTTTGTCCTGAATGGTTTTCATAATCAAAACTTGTCTGAGAAATATGAACTCACAATTAAGATATGTCATTATTGTGTAGGTATTTGGCTCCTGAATATGCTCAAAGCGGCCAAATAACTGAGAAAGCTGATGTTTATTCATTTGGGGTGGTATTGGTGGAGCTTGTTATAGGGAGAAAAGCTGTGGATCTCACGCGGCCTAAGGGACAGCAGTGTCTTACTAAGTGGGTAAGTTATATTTGCAATTTTTACTCGAACCATTCTGTGAAAAATTTCACCCTTTCTTTTATCCCCAACCAAACATTGCCTAAGAGTTAAAGTATGGCTATGTCTATAATTAACAATCATAAATCCTATATTAATCCCCTTTTATGTTTCTGGTTGTTCATGCCAAGTCTTGTCGAAATTTGAGTAAATGTCTTGATATTTAACAGGCACAACCTCTGTTGGAAGAATATGCCATTGAGGAACTGATTGATCCAAGGCTGGGGAACCAATACTTAGAAAATGAGGTATATTGCATGTTGCATGCTGCATCATTATGCATACGGCGAGATCCTCATTCTAGACCACGCATGTCACAGGTAAACAAGTTCTTGAACTTATTTTTTGTTGGAAAAAATTGCTTTGAAGAATTCTCAATcacatatttattataatttgatcAAACTCTGTTTTAAGTTAAAATCAATAGGAAAAGCTAATGCTGCATGTTTAGATCATGTTTTTTGAATTTGACCATGTTCTCTGCCTAactgtttttaaaattatttctgcTTGTTTATTCAAGGTTCTTCGTATACTGGACTGCGACATGGTCATGGACACAAGTTACATTTCAACTCCAAGTTATGATGTGGGAAACCGGAGTGGCCGACTCTGGTCGGAGCCGCTGCAGAGGCAGCACCATTACAGGGGTCCTCTGTTAGAGGGGTCACTTGAATCATTCAGTGGGAAGCTATCTCTTGACAAATAGAGGCCTGCATATTGGGATAGGGACAACAAAGCAAGAAGGACTTCATGTGAAGATGACATTTAGAAAGGGGTTGATACTTGATCAAAATTGAGAATTGCTTTTTTCTTGTTATGCTAAATATGTTTATTTTCCCTCTTATTTTGTAATTTTGCATCTTTCTATCTATCTTTTTGCAGTGATCTAATTTTGCATGTGTATAATAGCAGGGTGAAAGTAGGATAGGTAAAAAAATATAGAAGTTTTTGAAATTCTTCAGGGAAAATCATGTACACACTATTGTGCCTAAAAGGGCCTTTTTGACTTGAGAGAGTTTGTGGGGTCCTGAAATGAAATGAAATGGAGTAGCTTCTTCTAAGTTCAAAGATTGTTGGTTTAATTATCCCTTTTCACTTTCCATATGCGTGTCCATGCACATGCATGCGTTGAGAAGCAAACAAACATGGTTTGATGGTTGTCATCTGAAGTTCTGAACCAACTTGGACAGCGACACAAACAAATCAGAGTTAGCCTTTTGCATCTATGAAGGGTACTAGAATCACAGGGTAATTAATAATGACACTTcacctttttgagtttgaatgaTATcagaaatattttatttatgaaaatgtaCACTAAACTCTAATATATGCAAGTCTCATGACTCATGACACAATatcttcatattttataaaatatagcaCTAATCTCAATATCTCATAATTAAAAAAGAGGTAAGTATAGACATGacaaaacaaaagcaaaaaatGCTGAATATATAGTAGCAGTTAATGAGACTGATAGAGTTTAtccattttaaaaatcttaaaattttgaagCAATTGATAAAACCAAAAAATCTTGGTTGGCTGATGTTGACAATGTCCTATGCTTTTTTGAATTCTTGACTTCTAGGAATCATGTGAAGCAAAATTCATTGGTTGGCTAATGATGACAATCCTGAGAGGGTTCAGACAACATAAATTCATTGGTTGGCTTGCTTCCCTTTCTTCTAATGCTTCCTCATTTTAGACCTTGCGTATCTACAAGAAAATATTTAGGGACATAAGACATCAATCCTAACAAGAGTATCTAAAATTAATAGAAACCATTAGGTTAGAAGTTACTCTATGTGCATGCCACCCCGATCTGACGACGACAGCATGCTGCCCTGAAGCTGCTCCATGACCTTAGTAGCTTGTTCAACTTCCTGTAAAAGAATAAAGGTTAGTAAATTGATAAGGGGTAAGCAAGCAAAATTTACTACACTGACCAACAGGGGATTGAACAAGAACTATGACTCACATCAAAATCAGCAAATGTAACCGGCATTCCTCCTCTAGAACGGATTTTGACCATGTTGAATCCAGCATACCTGGAAAATGGATTTAAGACATTAAAGCTCGATagtaaaaactcaaaatcaagtGAAAGATGAACATTGCAAGATCAAGATATAACAAGAACCAGTAGGTCCAGCACTGCTCCAATATGAACAACTTTACTATAGACACAACAACTCACACTGAGAAAGTTTGTCTCAGTTCATCTTCAGTGCA is drawn from Arachis hypogaea cultivar Tifrunner chromosome 12, arahy.Tifrunner.gnm2.J5K5, whole genome shotgun sequence and contains these coding sequences:
- the LOC112729205 gene encoding proline-rich receptor-like protein kinase PERK12, which codes for MLIGFCIEDKRRLLVYEYICNGSLDSHLYGRQREPLEWAAWQKIAIGAARGLRYLHEDCRVGCIIHRDMRPNNILITHDFEPLVGDFGLVRWQPDGDTGVETRVIGTFGYLAPEYAQSGQITEKADVYSFGVVLVELVIGRKAVDLTRPKGQQCLTKWAQPLLEEYAIEELIDPRLGNQYLENEVYCMLHAASLCIRRDPHSRPRMSQVLRILDCDMVMDTSYISTPSYDVGNRSGRLWSEPLQRQHHYRGPLLEGSLESFSGKLSLDK